A genome region from Arachis duranensis cultivar V14167 chromosome 6, aradu.V14167.gnm2.J7QH, whole genome shotgun sequence includes the following:
- the LOC107495479 gene encoding uncharacterized protein LOC107495479, with protein MPVVVPSCLLAAPSLVLALAARSPGLITGLVVGGELDHVEDAMREDDSDNEPDHISGDKTPVAPPAPQGPSSSGSHQQLPHFSMLNVETTKEKAVISVKDYSIRRGVQYRVMESDHLKYIGRCNEFKSGYTWMIRVALRQRKGNWEVRRADAAITIKVLQEAIKSTYGSGLVIGRCERQSRRQSHRFTGIGKSRDKVDESTEYFYRLFWTFPPCIEAFKHCKPLISIDSMHLYGKYGGTLLLAIAQDENSNILPEGILVISDRHNGIKAALEVPYSGWKLPHAYRAYCIRHVAANFALSFKGQDARQMLGNAVYAKIEAEFDYWFDIMRTENPAMCDWANRLEYDKWTQY; from the exons ATGCCTGTAGTTGTACCTAGTTGTCTCTTAGCTGCACCTTCACTTGTTCTAGCACTGGCAGCTAGGTCACCTGGTTTGATTACTGGTCTTGTTGTTGGTGGTGAGCTGGATCACGTTGAGGACGCGATGCGGGAAGATGATTCGGACAATGAGCCCGATCACATATCGGGAGATA AGACTCCAGTGGCCCCACCTGCACCTCAAGGGCCATCCAGTTCTGGGTCCCACCAACAACTGCCGCATTTCTCAATGCTGAACGTGGAAACA ACTAAGGAGAAAGCTGTGATAAGTGTTAAGGATTATAGCATTCGTCGTGGAGTTCAGTATCGGGTTATGGAATCAGATCATCTGAAGTATATTGGGAGATGCAATGAGTTTAAAAGCGGCTACACGTGGATGATCCGTGTGGCACTTCGACAGCGCAAGGGTAACTGGGAGGTTAGAAG GGCGGATGCAGCGATTACCATAAAGGTGTTGCAAGAAGCTATTAAGTCAACCTACGGATCAGGCCTAGTTATAGGAAGGTGTGAAAGGCAAAGCAGAAGGCAGTCGCACAGATTTACGGGGATTGGAAAGAGTC GTGATAAGGTTGATGAGTCTACAGAGTACTTTTATCGACTTTTTTGGACATTCCCTCCATGCATTGAGGCTTTTAAACATTGCAAGCCACTAATCAGCATTGATAGTATGCATCTATATGGGAAGTATGGCGGGACTTTGCTTCTGGCTATTGCGCAAGATGAAAACTCGAATATACTGCCA GAAGGGATTTTGGTGATCTCCGACAGACACAATGGCATTAAGGCTGCATTGGAGGTACCATACAGTGGTTGGAAACTGCCTCATGCATATCGGGCGTATTGCATTCGACACGTTGCAGCTAATTTTGCTCTCAGTTTCAAGGGTCAGGATGCAAGGCAGATGCTCGGAAATGCGGTGTATGCCAAGATTGAGGCCGAGTTTGATTACTGGTTTGATATTATGAGAACTGAGAATCCGGCCATGTGTGATTGGGCCAACCGACTGGAGTACGATAAGTGGACCCAATACTAG
- the LOC107495659 gene encoding uncharacterized protein LOC107495659, with amino-acid sequence MAMEMANSCSSILGSGFKCMYSSSSSLKNTKTLSDFRGFKHTHGSFQKCLHFPTQRSSKMVVGPTRMVSDAYVGSTTTTTSIGFNSKNFTKLDSCLVVAPTPYRSKPRAIIKFLGGAFIGAIPEVTYGYLIEFLAREGFLVVVVPYYVTFDHSQAAKLVYERFNTCLDTLLSSGLSQANLSPAQVQDLPLFSVGHSNGALLQLLTGSYFSEKIPKANVIISYNNKPATVAVPYFEQLGPAVSQMMPVVEATPGYSIARNASGDAWKVILDAVRSILQESEQDVLNSLAKFIDQLPSVMNEVTEGVSEFKPTPSENRDCFKSSYNVEHTLLVKFNLDTIDETDILEETLKPRVDSFGGTLEKVQLNGNHVTPCIQEPRWEVGELYTPADAVAQMFISLTLKDTRTLARTISSWFRRFEN; translated from the exons ATGGCAATGGAAATGGCAAACTCATGCTCCTCCATCTTAGGCTCAGGTTTCAAATGCAtgtactcttcttcttcttctttgaagaatacTAAGACCCTCTCTGATTTTCGTGGATTCAAACACACACATGGTTCATTCCAAAAATGCTTACACTTTCCAACACAGAGAAGTTCTAAAATGGTGGTTGGTCCTACAAGGATGGTTTCTGATGCTTATGTTGGaagcaccaccaccaccacaagtATCGGATTCAATAGCAAGAATTTCACTAAGCTAGATTCATGTCTAGTGGTAGCACCTACCCCATATCGTTCCAAGCCTAGAGCTATAATCAAGTTTTTGGGGGGTGCTTTCATTGGTGCTATTCCTGAAGTTACATATGG GTACCTAATAGAGTTTTTGGCAAGAGAAGGTTTTCTTGTGGTGGTGGTGCCTTACTATGTGACATTTGACCATTCTCAAGCTGCCAAACTAGTGTATGAGAGGTTCAACACTTGTTTGGATACACTCCTATCATCTGGTTTATCTCAAGCGAATTTGTCGCCTGCTCAGGTTCAAGACCTTCCACTTTTCTCCGTTGGCCATAG CAATGGTGCGCTTCTTCAACTTCTTACAGGAAGCTATTTTTCCGAGAAAATACCAAAG GCTAATGTCATAATCTCATACAACAACAAGCCAGCAACAGTGGCAGTTCCTTACTTTGAGCAG TTGGGACCTGCAGTCAGCCAGATGATGCCAGTTGTGGAAGCAACTCCAGGTTATTCAATTGCTAGAAATGCATCAG GAGATGCATGGAAGGTCATTTTGGATGCTGTCCGATCAATTTTACAGGAAAGTGAGCAGGACGTTCTTAATTCCTTAGCTAAATTTATTGATCAATTGCCATCAGTAATGAATGAG GTTACCGAAGGAGTATCGGAGTTCAAACCGACACCATCTGAAAACCGTGATTGCTTTAAAAGTTCCTATAATGTTGAGCACACATTGCTG GTTAAGTTCAATCTTGACACAATTGATGAGACAGATATTCTTGAAGAAACGTTAAAGCCTCGTGTCGATTCTTTCGGTGGAACACTAGAGAAAGTACAATTGAATGGTAACCACGTCACACCATGCATTCAG GAACCGAGATGGGAAGTTGGTGAACTGTATACTCCAGCAGATGCTGTTGCACAAATGTTTATATCACTGACTTTGAAAGATACTAGAACCCTTGCAAGAACCATTAGCAGCTGGTTCAGAAGATTTGAGAATTGA
- the LOC107495478 gene encoding uncharacterized protein LOC107495478 produces the protein MEGLLKEIQKSKTSKRKVSFNEEDTNEIEDAIDEAIAQEEQQTPSQLPTKEVIGGDPKKKAKTIIPPIFAPRTTPGSQPSLKSVFQNKKALHEVDKRLARWLLDYMLDGITGIGPGYKGPSYDKLRVNLLADLKRECQIVVDSYRSAWKETGCTLMANVTYNAANYVAAGRLINKKLENIHWSPCVAHYLNLILKDISSMPHISNLATSASKITVFVYNHMSNFECKSNLQALVVDTHFTEYKLRSANGRAVSAIILDNNKFWDDCFTACKIVSSLIKLLRLVDADDKPSLEIVYEDEIDADLDQGGGGGSSTFYVAPLAFSGPSSGNEGDDINDANLQQLWQILIIDDKLESFYV, from the exons ATGGAAGGTTTATTGAAAGAGATTCAGAAAAGTAAAACTAGTAAAAGGAAAGTAAGTTTCAATGAAGAGGATACTAATGAGATTGAGGATGCAATTGATGAAGCAATAGCGCAAGAAGAACAACAAACTCCAAGTCAGTTACCAACTAAGGAGGTGATTGGAGGCGAtccaaaaaagaaagcaaaaaccaTTATTCCTCCTATATTTGCACCAAGAACAACTCCAGGAAGTCAACCGAGTCTGAAAAGTGTGTTTCAAAACAAAAAGGCGCTTCATGAAGTTGATAAGCGATTGGCCAGATGGCTTTTGGATT ATATGTTGGATGGTATTACTGGCATTGGGCCTGGTTATAAAGGTCCTTCTTATGATAAGCTGAGGGTTAACTTATTAGCTGATCTCAAAAGGGAGTGTCAAATAGTTGTTGATAGCTATAGGTCAGCTTGGAAAGAAACTGGATGTACCCTCATGGCTAATG TGACATATAATGCCGCGAATTATGTTGCTGCTGGTAGACTTATTAATAAGAAACTTGAAAATATTCACTGGTCACCTTGTGTTGCTCATTACTTGAATCTTATTCTAAAAGATATAAGCAGCATGCCACATATTTCTAACCTTGCAACAAGTGCTTCGAAGATTACTGTGTTTGTGTATAATCATATG AGTAACTTTGAGTGCAAATCGAATTTACAAGCATTGGTTGTTGATACACACTTTACCGAATATAAATTAAGGAGTGCTAATGGTAGAGCTGTGAGTGCAATTATCctagataataataaattttgggaTGATTGTTTTACTGCATGCAAAATTGTGAGTTCGTTAATTAAATTGCTGAGGTTGGTAGATGCCGATGATAAACCATCATTGGAAATTGTTTATGAAG ATGAGATTGATGCTGATTTAGAtcaaggtggtggtggtggtagtagTACATTTTATGTTGCACCACTTGCTTTTTCTGGTCCAAGTAGTGGAAATGAAGGTGATGATATCAACGACGCAAATTTGCAACAATTATGGCAGATTTTGATAATTGATGACAAACTTGAATCATTTTATGTTTAA